One Gadus morhua chromosome 1, gadMor3.0, whole genome shotgun sequence DNA segment encodes these proteins:
- the LOC115536896 gene encoding uncharacterized protein LOC115536896, giving the protein MPTDSNCGAGGESVKQQQGPRGNLQDIRLNRPILADQTNVLTSGSFVPIEANVIQRPSGTNRLAKKKNLKRSAGIGGAIPCSPQAIEQLQIPYKKARKDATHGGLAPENFTHVIQAVINPQIAPHGAAWTDSNHQVIADVEVRVSAAPTETVAVQPDGTIQHVYGDPQCAPPAGLTVNDWPGLDDILDASWNSSLLEHSDFTPALWVDSPATSVEATTSAEPVQHHQPAGPASGSLHAIQAPICDSPCIVSPIAHEVAVLRLPAGPAIADGEYWAVPQDAKWRKEFADKLAVLTATVAVNSSAIDRQIKRGDSRYQALEEQTKQSFSAIRLENARDRMIAKSPNTETSNGLAIVDLQRKHFAAAVAVRGNTQGIAKISSVEALRASKTARKLWLMESTCKANLDAYRALCTEMSVMSDTVAKLSLNAII; this is encoded by the exons atgccgactgact CGAATTGCGGTGCCGGAGGCGAGAGcgtgaaacagcagcagggtccacgtggaa ATTTGCAGGATATTCGGCTCAACAGACCGATTCtagcagaccagactaatgtgctgacaagcggtagttttg TACCTATCGAGGCCAATGTCATTCAGCGCCCCTCCGGAACAAATCGACTGGCCAAGAAGAAGAATTTGAAAAGATCGGCGGGAATAGGCGGGGCTATACCCTGCTCACCGCAGGCCATAGAACAGCTacaaattccttataaaaaggcccGCAAGGACGCCACCCACGGCGGTCTAGCTCCGGAGAATTTTACCCATGTTATTCAGGCCGTTATAAATCCGCAAATCGCGCCACATGGAGCGGCATGGACTGATTCCAACCACCAAGTGATTGCGGACGTGGAGGTGCGTGTGTCGGCGGCGCCTACAGAGACAGTCGCCGTGCAACCGGATGGGACTATACAACACG TCTATGGAGATCCCCAGTGTGCGCCACCAGCAGGGCTGACCGTCAATGATTGGCCTGGTCTTGACGACATCCTGGACGCGTCCTGGAATTCATCGCTGCTGGAACATAGCGACTTCACTCCAGCTCTGTGGGTCGACTCTCCAGCTACATCCGTAGAGGCTACCACCAGTGCAgagcctgtacaacaccaccagcctgcaGGCCCTGCATCTGGATCCCTACACGCCATTCAAGCCCCTATCTGCGACTCTCCGTGTATCGTGAGTCCCATCGCTCATGAGGTAGCGGTGCTGCGGCTACCAGCCGGTCCCGCAATTGCTGATGGTGAATACTGGGCTGTGCCGCAAGATGCTAAATGGCGTAAAGaatttgctgataaattagccgtGTTAACTGCAACGGTGGCTGTAAACTCCTCAGCCATTGATCGTCAGATTAAACGTGGTGACAGTAGATATCAGGCTCTCGAAGAGCAGACGAAGCAGTCCTTCAGCGCTATCAGGCTCGAAAATGCGCGTGATCGGATGATTGCTAAATCCCCAAACACTGAAACCAGTAATGGACTTGCAATTGTGGACCTTCAACGTAAGCATTTTGCGGCCGCGGTAGCTGTGCGAGGCAACACGCAGGGCATAGCGAAAATTAGCTCAGTAGAGGCGTTAAGAGCTTCTAAAACCGCTCGAAAATTATGGTTAATGGAATCTACTTGCAAAGCTAACCTGGATGCCTATAGGGCATTGTGTACCGAGATGTCTGTGATGAGTGACACAGTAGCAAAGCTCTCGTTGAatgctattatttga